DNA sequence from the Phoenix dactylifera cultivar Barhee BC4 chromosome 13, palm_55x_up_171113_PBpolish2nd_filt_p, whole genome shotgun sequence genome:
TGTATGATTTTAGAGGTTGCAAAATCTGACTCGAACCCACTAATGTGGCTCCAAAatatcaggtttggtttgattcCTTAACAACCTAACAAAATTCTcgaattttgttttctgatcaGGTTCGGTTTGACTCGGACCCAAACCCAACTAACTAGGCAAATGATGGAATAGAGACCAGTTGTGCATCTGAACCAATGTGCTGAAAGCTAAATGAGTTCTCAAATTGTAATATTTCATGCATCGGGCAGGTTATATGCTAGTTATATAATAAAGCTTTTGTGGTGGAAGTCTCGAATTATAATAATATCTCAAGTTATATGCTAGTTATATGATAAAGCTTTTTGTGGTTGATGTCTCCCTTCCAACTCCATCCACATGTATAGATGAGGCAGAAATGTGACATGGTCCCACCTTTCATACACAAGGGGCCCCACTGCCAACTCATGCCCAGTCTCCCCTCTATGGAAACCAGTAAGCACTAACCACCCGTTAATCACGAAACAATTAAGCTAAACCATGGTTATCTGATCTGCAATCTGTCCTAAATAAGAAAACAGACCATGCTtatcctctcattcacaaaccTCCGGCGTTGCCGAGACCATCTCTTCCTATGCCTCAACAAACCTTACCTCCAATGTAGAGCCGAGCGAGTCCTTCCTCTGCCTCTCCTTCTCAACCTCTTATCACTCCACTTCTCTCTCCCCATTCCGTCGATTCTTGCGGCAATTCGGATATGCACGGAAATTGCACTAAATCTTAGCCAACAGCTTTCATCAAATTTTAGGGCTAGAAATCGTACTAAATCTTTTAGGGGCAATTATTATGCAAGGAAAACTGGGTTGGGCAACAGCAAGGCAACTCATTGCAAGCCTTTGCTTTTGTACCAAGTGCAAATGGCATATTGCAAAGGCAAATCCATGCCTATTTAGATAGATCTcagcttttctttttagtgatgtCAATGATGATGTTTCATATTAACAAATCCATCTTTTAGTGCTTCCTTTCCATATCTGGAATTTGGGACCTGTGTACTTGATTATTTGGACATGTAATTAATTTCAGATACCTCTGGATTCATTTTGGCCAATGTGGAGAGGAAATATGATCAGCGAGCAGTTAGAATAACCGCGACAAGGCTTCCTGATTCCTAGAATCTATTGTCGATAAAATTAGCCACAAATCATATCCTTCCCATATATGAAAATGAAGAGAGCACTCACTTAACTACCAAGAGGTCATCATCACTATCTGCCATTTTATCTTCTTGAGGGTGAGCACCAAGGTGCATCTCGTGTGAGCAACATGCATGGAAGCCGAGGATAGCCGAATTGAATACAAGAAAGGATAACGATGTCTATACTTAACGCAGTACAGTATTTTAGAGTCGACACTTTACGTAGGCCATCATATTCTCCAGGATGAGACTTGGAAACCATTCTCATGGTATTATCACTATAGCGGTCTTTTGAGGCTGTTATAGAAGACATCAccatcgctctctctctctctctctctctctctctctggacaGTACCGTAGGCGTTTGCCATCCACTAGTTCCTCAACAGCCACAGAAATCATAACGAGCAGcatctttcttttattcctgttCACGACTCGGCCTTGTTGCTGGTTTCTCTTTGGCTGGGCTTGACGACTTCTTCTGGGGATTCTAGCAAACACCTCCGGCCCCACTCCGAGTTGGGCTGCCTGGATCCACAAAGCCCCACCGGTCAACTTGCAGCATCCCGTGATTTGTAGCTCGCATCGTATGATTGTTTTGGTTGCGTCATTATCATGCGGGCGGTCATCTCTATGCTCCGCTTCAGCTCTTtgggtttttatttatttggcgGCTCAGAAGCGTTCGCCGATGCAAACTCTATTACTTGTGAATATTATTATACAACTACTTACGAAGTTCTTTAATGCTCCAATTTTTCAGTTAATCTAAGCTTTAAGATATTTTTCAGTGAATATATTCGCCAATCCTTTTGTTCTGGAATCTTTTACAAATCAGGCACAATAGCAatcttttttctctattttcatAGAGAGTTCGAGAtgcattttcaaataattgaacTTTGAACCTCATGctgataagaaaaaaaaaagttggtcTAGTCATGTTTTGTCATATTTTTATTCTCATTTGTGTAGTTCAAATCATATCCatcacacatacaaacatactCTTACTTTTTACAGTTAATGGATTAGTATTACTTGAAGCAAATAGCTTGTGAGGTGATGCATGATCATGTACGTATGACCCTACGAAGATTTGACAAATGACTTTGATCGCAGCAAGCTGGAAATTTCTCAAATATTGGAATAATTTCAGTACATAATTTTAAGCCATGATCCTAATAAATGACttggctttttttttgggtagaaATGGCTTAGCTATTTTAAAACAATGAAGAGAGAGGGTGGGTGGGCTGCTGTCCGGTGCAAGAGAGCGAAATCCCACCACCAACCACGCTGCTCAGAAAAGTAATACTAAAGATtaaaattagcaaaaaaaaCAGATGGagaatttaatataaaataaaataatcggAAAGCCGAACCCCTTGGAGGAAATTAAAGCGGGGGAGGATCGTTGAGTCGTTCTCTCCCGATACCTTCCACCCCCCCTTTGCGTCTCTTCTACCATTCAAAGCCTGCCCAAAGTTCCTCGAAGGTAACTTTTTTAATCCAAGATTAATGCATTTGTTCGAGAAAAGATCGAGGGAATTGATTTAAGATTGCGTTTCTGATTCTTCTTCTATGGCCGATTTCTGGTGGTTTGAGGAGATGAGATTTTTCTCGGTCCTTCTGGATTCTTCTGCTGTGGCCTCTTCTGGGTGGGGAAATTTAAATCAATGCTCACCTGTTTGGGGTTTGAATGAATCTCCAAAATTATTGATTTTGTTGGTAGAAAAGTCCGAAAAATTCAATTTTGATCAGAGTTTTGTATGGTTTTGGCTGCGATTTTTGAGAATTTGTTCGTGGCTAAGAGGAGTCCTTTTTAGCTGGTATTTTCTGTTCTCCTCTTTCATTGAGAGAATGATTTTATTTCTGCTGGTGTTTTATTATCCGAGAGTCATGTgggtcttctttttctttttccggcGTTACTCTCATGGATTTGAAAGAAAGGAATATCCTTTATGAGAGATTTTTGGCTATGGTGTTGTAAAAAGAGTTTGTTTTGTTGATTTTCAATGGATTTCATGAAAAGATCTACCATTTCTCTCCCTGAAGGATCTGTTTTAAATTATCTATCCTTCGGCAAGAAGAAATATGGAAACTAAGACTCATTTCAAGATTTCCAATTTCTTCGCCAGTCGAAGACCTGATTTTCCTATATATTTTTCTGATGGAAGAAAATAATAGATTCTTTGCATGAAGACTTGGTGGCAAGTTGAGCTGAATTTTTGCCTAAACTTTGCTTAATTTCTTGCTCcttataagttttttttttgtccctTTGCTTGTTGGATTCATTGCATTTTTTGGTCTTGGAAGCCAGACAAGAAGGTTGAAGAGAAGGGCAGGAAGACGATGGACGAGGCTCTGGTTGCTAGATACTGGTGCCACATGTGCTCACAGATGGTAAATCCTGTGATGGAGGTGGAGATCAAATGCCCCCATTGTAATAATGGATTTGTAGAAGAAATGGATGGTGGGGGAGACTTGGATGCCGCCGATCTGGGCTCTGACCGATCCCTCTCTCTTTGGGCTCCAGTCTTGCTTGGAATGATGAGCAGGGGCTCCCGACGCCGAAGGcttcaaagggaagaagaagaggatgacTCTGGTCCGCATCGTTACTCAGAATCCCTTCGTCGAAGGAGGAGGAGCTTGGCCATCCTACAGCTGCTGCAAGCCCTCCGGGAAACAAACAGATCAGAGTCTGATAATTCTGAGGGTGAGAGGGAGACGGAAAGGGTtagagaaagggagagggagCGTGTGATCCTAATCAATCCTTTCAACCAGGCTATAATTCTCCAAGGATCCTTCGATGCAGGCGAAACTCAGAGACAGAATTCGAACAGCAACAGCTTTGGTGCTTCTTTCGAAGACTACTTTCTTGGGCCTGGCCTGGATCTTTTGTTGCAGCATTTGGCAGAGAATGATCCTAACAGATATGGATCACCGCCTGCTCAGAAAGAGGCAATTGATGCAATGCCCACTGTAAAAATTGTGGAAGCCATGAGCTGCTCCGTCTGTTTGGAAGACTTTGAAATAGGTGGAGAGGCTAGGGAGATGCCTTGTAAACATAAATTCCATTGCGGGTGTATACTACCATGGCTGGAGCTCCACAGCTCGTGCCCAGTTTGTAGGTTTCAGATGCCAGCAGATGAGTCGAAGGATTCAAATGGAGGTGGTAACAGCAATAGGGTGGAGGGTGGTAGTGGGGATGGTGGTGATGCGGGTAATGGAGGGAATGGGAGGAGATTCTGGTTGCCAGTGCCTTGGCCTTTCAATGGGCTGTTCTCCTTATCAGGGTCCCAGAGCAGTGGGAATTCTTCTTCGGCACCGCCGTCATCGTCCACCCCCGATAGTAACTCAGCCTAATATGAACTGAAGATAGCTGTTTTATGCTTCTCTTGTTCTGCTTCTTTGGGTGTAATACTAGTGTAATAATGTTTCATTTACTGAATCTGGATCCTGGAAGTATAAATTCTGagccccttctcttctttgttttttttcacaTTCTTTCCTTCTTGTGTCTCTGAAGAGTTTGTGTCCAATGAATTTAGCTGCATCAACTGGAATTTCTGATGTCTGCTTACCTTTTGGGGTAAATGAGTCTTTAACTTCTACCTTTCCAGAATTTATGAAgtataagttggagaagataaaACCAATTTATGTTGAAGATGATGATCAATACTAACCATCCAGACCCACTGAGATTTCTATTTCCTCATTATCTCAAAGTTTACTTTCCATTGATTTTCTTCGGAATTTGTGCTCAAGCaatgatttcatattttatCAGTACCCTGTACTATTTCATTTGCACCAAAATTTTGGTAGTCTTCTTGATTATTTGTGCAATTCTTGTAATCATTGATCAGTGGCCTACTCTCTCACCTTCACTAGGATCCGGTGGAATCTTCATTTTTCCTGTAATGCATCTTTCAAGATTCATATTGATAGTGATACTTTTGATAGTCTCTGGTAAGAGCTGGAATATATTTTGCTGCTCGAGTTAATCTTCTTGATTCTTGGCACAGATTTTTTGTTACATTAATTGGTAACTCAAACCTTCTTACTTGAGACCTATTAGTTGCCACCTCTACACCATTCAACAAGGACTCAAATGGAACAGATGATTGAAGATCAATTATGATGTCTTTCTCCTGACTATAATTGGTATGGTTCTCATGAAGTGGTTGCATAATTGTGCCAGTGAAGTCTTTGTGAATCACAGTCCATTTTAGCAGGCTTTGGATTTCGCTATATTTTAGATTACAAAGTTTCTTGAACAAGGATGCCTTTTGCTTTAATTCTGGAAATACATCCTTTGGTTGTTGAGCATGCAGAATTGTGTGCACCAAAATATGGTTTTGCTCATCTTCTGTTATACGTAAGTCGGTGGGGCAATTGATAGTGCTGTTAGGGCCATAGGTACAGTACAGCCATTGCTAGGTGAAAACAGGTAGAGGTGTGCTTCTTTATATCTGAGGACACGTTTCCTATCTGTAGCTGAGAAACAGCTGGTCTGCAAAGTCTATACATCATCATCTAAACATGAATCATATGGAGTTGGATCTACACTATAGATTCTGCTTCTAAGAACTATTTCTGAATGATAACACTTATCATTCATAGCTTTCGAATAATAGATAGTCTTTTAATGCAACATATGATCTGATCAGATTATCAATCTTCTTTTAGTCAAGCAAGCTCCTCAGTGTCCGCATGAATGCTGGTATAGACATTTGGGAGTATATGAACATTTCACTGATATGCCTAAACCATTTAGTTGCAGAAACTTTCTGCTAAATGATAATAGATGATATACTTTATTTAGTGGTGGTGAATTCAATGTCTAAAGCAAATAATTGATTTGGTGGTGCTCGATAGCACGGTGTTATTTTGCAATTGCAAAACATGATTTGCTTCATGCTTCTGATGTGCAATATGGAAGTTGGCACTTGGCTAAGATATTACCAAGACATTCTTAAACACTTATAGTTATGTATCCCTTTGTCCTGTTTTGAATGCATAATCCTTTTATGTATATATTTCTTCTGAAGAAAAGCAAAAGCTGCATTGTTAAATTTCCTTAGGAGATGAGGATAAAACTGTTAGCACTGGCTCTCCATCTTACTTGGTATGTCCTCCATTTTCTGATCAGTCCTGAATATTAGAACTACTCATCCAAGTGCATTGCAGTTGAATCCCTGGAAGTCCAAACCATCCGATCACCACAAATGGTTCGAGCACTTGGCCAAACGAACGCTAGAAGTTTGATAAAATAAATTGATCTcagtgctctctctctctatgaaaTAGCCTCTCGAGAACCAGCAAGATACTAACTTCTGTAAAATCCAGTGAGCCCGAGATTTAGCTGAAGCACCTTCGAATCAGAATCTTAACTTGAGCTACTCAACAATTTAGTATATCGAGTTCTACAATATCTAGAGAGCACAAGATATAGATGAAGAAAATTCAGTTAATATCATGACATAACCCACTCAACAATTGTCCTGAAATATAAACTTCAAATATATAGGCAACCAAATAAACGGAAATAACATTCTCACAATAGAACCTCCCCTAAACCAAAATCCTTATTCGTTCATATCACCTTCATCAGGAAGAAAATCTGTATCCTAGCTAAAGCAACAAAATTTTGCAGTTCCCCCCATGCGAGGCAAAACAACTGCAATCTCCATAGAATTAAcacgagaaaagaaaaaacaggaAACATGGACCCTCAAGCAAAATTGTCCCTGCAAAAGTTTCTTCTCAATTATCATTCATTTACTCCTTAACTGTCAAGATCTTAATCACGGATGCAACACCAATCCGATGCAAGGCCACTACAGATTCTCCTGCTTTGCAGAGACCCATGCTCTTTGCGTGCTGAATCGCAAATTCCAATGCTTCTTCAGTGGACTCTGTGTCGGAGGCCTTTGCAGTTGCAGCACTCAATACCGGAATCAATCCTCTAAAGATCAGGCTGTGCCTTGCAGGAGCCTCATCACTGCAGGACCAATCAAAAGAATCTGTCTTCAACTCAGGAACCACGACTGACAATATCGGCATCGCGGGCCTGTACTTGGCAACCAGCTTTGCTGTGCTTCCTCCCCTGGTCAGGACCAGGATTAGTGATGCTTTAGCAGAGTTGGCTGTTTGGACTGCTGAGGATGCAAGGCTTTCTAACGGGCTCATTGGTACTGGCGCTGCTGCCATGATACCTTTGAAAACAGCCCCATGATCCAAGTATGATTCTGCTTCCAAGCAAATCTTGGCCATAGTCTGAACTGCTAATTCTGGGTAAGCCCCAGCAGCTGTCTCTCCACTAAGCATCACGCAGTCGGTGCCATCAAGAACTGCATTGGCCACATCAGTAGCTTCTGCTCGGGTAGGACGGGGAGACTTGATCATGGATTCCAACATCTGGGTTGCTGTCACAACAGGCTTCCCTTGCATGTTGCACTTGAAAATCATCACCTTTTGAGCATAGAAGATTTTCTCAATTGGAATTTCCATTCCCAAATCTCCTCGTGCCACCATGAAAGCATCCGAATTTGCAAGTATATCATCAAAATTTGCCACCCCTTCTTGATTCTCAACCTGCAAGTATTTATAGTGAATATAAAAACTCCAGACCATGCATACTATTGTATAATTTTTTCATACAATAATTTAGACAGTTTAACAAACCTT
Encoded proteins:
- the LOC103709650 gene encoding E3 ubiquitin-protein ligase SIRP1 gives rise to the protein MDEALVARYWCHMCSQMVNPVMEVEIKCPHCNNGFVEEMDGGGDLDAADLGSDRSLSLWAPVLLGMMSRGSRRRRLQREEEEDDSGPHRYSESLRRRRRSLAILQLLQALRETNRSESDNSEGERETERVRERERERVILINPFNQAIILQGSFDAGETQRQNSNSNSFGASFEDYFLGPGLDLLLQHLAENDPNRYGSPPAQKEAIDAMPTVKIVEAMSCSVCLEDFEIGGEAREMPCKHKFHCGCILPWLELHSSCPVCRFQMPADESKDSNGGGNSNRVEGGSGDGGDAGNGGNGRRFWLPVPWPFNGLFSLSGSQSSGNSSSAPPSSSTPDSNSA
- the LOC103709649 gene encoding pyruvate kinase, cytosolic isozyme, translating into MAEVRRRPKTKIVCTLGPASRSVPMIEKLLRAGMNVARFNFSHGSHAYHQETLDNLRAAMENTGIPCAVMLDTKGPEIRTGFLKDGKPIHLQKGQEITVSTDYSIKGDENMISMSYKKLAEDLKPDSVILCSDGTITLTVLSCDKEAGVVRCRCENSAVLGERKNVNLPGVIVDLPTLTEKDKEDILQWGIPNKIDMIALSFVRKGSDLVEVRKLLGERAKSIMLMAKVENQEGVANFDDILANSDAFMVARGDLGMEIPIEKIFYAQKVMIFKCNMQGKPVVTATQMLESMIKSPRPTRAEATDVANAVLDGTDCVMLSGETAAGAYPELAVQTMAKICLEAESYLDHGAVFKGIMAAAPVPMSPLESLASSAVQTANSAKASLILVLTRGGSTAKLVAKYRPAMPILSVVVPELKTDSFDWSCSDEAPARHSLIFRGLIPVLSAATAKASDTESTEEALEFAIQHAKSMGLCKAGESVVALHRIGVASVIKILTVKE